GCAAGGTACAAGCTAGCGTAGGTAACTATGAAAAAGCAATAGACTATTACGAAAAAGGTCTAAAAGCCTTAGATAAAAATGAAGAACCTTTACTTACGGGGCAAATTTACTACCTAATAGGCAAGTCTTACGAAGATCAAAAAGAGTATAAAAAAGCTGTGTCTAAATATGAAAAAGCAGCCAAGTATATTGAAAAAACTAATAATCCTAAACTCACAGGCGACTTGAATATTGCTATGGGCAATTGCTCTGCGGATAGGGGAAATCTCAAAGATGCTATCAACTATTACAACAAAGCTATCACTAACTATCAAAATGCAGGCGAAAACGCAGCTTTGTATCAAGCTTATAACGCAATTGGCGTAGCTTATCTAAAACAGAGGAATTCCAAAAAAGCTATCGAATACTTTACCTTAGCTCAAAAAGGAAATACTGACAAAGAACAGCTTACTCTTGTCCATGCAAACATTGGCGATGCCTATAAAGATGACAAAAAATATAAACTTGCTGAAAATGCATACAATCAAGCTTTACAGTATGCCAACTTAACTAAAAAACCTAGCTTAATAGCCGACGTTTATTTTAGAATGCATAAAATGTACGAAAAAGCAGGTGATGAACAAAAATCTAAGCAGTGCTACGAAAAGTATAACGCTATCCACCAAGAAGCTCAAAGTAGAGAAACTGCTTTGAAGTTAGCTTTGCTCAAAAGTCAATATGAAGAAATTACAAAACAAAAAGATGAGGAAATTGCTCAAAAAGAGAACGTTATTCAAGCTCAGCAAGGGGAAATTACTCAATTAGAAAGTGAAAAGAAGCTATTAGAAGCCCAAAAGCAGCTCAAAGAATTGGAGGCTAAAAGACTAAGGCAGATAGGAATGTACTTAATTGCCGTAATAGCCCTGTCTATATTAGTAGTAATTTTAATTGCTATTGGATACCGTAACAAGCAAAGAACCGCACGGATACTTGCTCAAAAAAATGCGGAAATTACCCGTCAAAATGAACAAATTACACAACAAAAAAATGAACTTGCTCAGGCTTACAAAGACTTACAAGAAGCCCAAGAAAAACTCATTCTCGCCGAAAAAATGGCTGCTATGGGTAAATTAGTCAAAAATGTTGCGCATGAAATCAATACCCCCATAGGTGCGGTCAAATCTGCTGTCCAACTCTCTC
The DNA window shown above is from Bacteroidia bacterium and carries:
- a CDS encoding tetratricopeptide repeat protein; its protein translation is MYKLAYLFALGTIFYYIGFAQTALENKLKTASDAEKIEILHQLAKNNVETNPELALQYAMQSLEIAKKLSNPLPIAQSYAVVGKVQASVGNYEKAIDYYEKGLKALDKNEEPLLTGQIYYLIGKSYEDQKEYKKAVSKYEKAAKYIEKTNNPKLTGDLNIAMGNCSADRGNLKDAINYYNKAITNYQNAGENAALYQAYNAIGVAYLKQRNSKKAIEYFTLAQKGNTDKEQLTLVHANIGDAYKDDKKYKLAENAYNQALQYANLTKKPSLIADVYFRMHKMYEKAGDEQKSKQCYEKYNAIHQEAQSRETALKLALLKSQYEEITKQKDEEIAQKENVIQAQQGEITQLESEKKLLEAQKQLKELEAKRLRQIGMYLIAVIALSILVVILIAIGYRNKQRTARILAQKNAEITRQNEQITQQKNELAQAYKDLQEAQEKLILAEKMAAMGKLVKNVAHEINTPIGAVKSAVQLSQQSLHHLVEKLPELSTQNLSHIQPLLNRILQANATQLSTREARQYRKSIEETFQSAGIDNSSKLADELVKMGIIPPVDDLIPVFQNGYNLQVLELAKHIGSIKANTDTIELASDKTKKVVSALKLFIGEEIQSTPQTFSITQSIDEVLAIYNNYLKQGIEVEKQYEINPIYSADPEAIKQVWTHVIFNAIQAMENKGKLTIRVFEQDKILNIIFTDTGHGIPADILPRVFEPFFTTKIDGSGVGLGLYLCKKIIEKYNGKIDIASEPGRTEVHIQLPLSA